The following proteins are co-located in the Trichormus variabilis 0441 genome:
- a CDS encoding NAD(P)/FAD-dependent oxidoreductase: MDVAIIGCGVVGAAIAYELSQIPGIKITVFDKQRPAQASTGAALGVLVGIISQKIKGKAWQMRQTSIQRYETLIPELEAITGRKIPFNRQGILSLCLEAEKLESWENLAAIRHNQGWKLEIWDTNKLKHICPQVDHPQIIGAVYSPQDRQLDPTALTLALVEAAQHKGVTFKFGVTVLGFPNTEAIQCTSIETTEGKITADWIIIAAGLGSTAITTQLNQKVDIRPVLGQALQVRLDHPLGNPDFQPAITGNDVHIVPVGGGDYWIGATVEFPTDSHEIPPNQELLESVRQQAIAFCPELATAEIIRTWSGLRPRPEGRPAPVIDELPGFSNVLLATGHYRNGVLLAPATAKAIREKIFK, translated from the coding sequence ATGGATGTAGCGATTATTGGCTGTGGCGTAGTTGGTGCGGCGATCGCCTATGAACTCAGTCAAATCCCAGGAATCAAAATCACAGTTTTTGATAAACAACGACCCGCCCAAGCTTCTACAGGCGCAGCCCTTGGTGTTTTAGTAGGCATCATCAGCCAAAAAATCAAGGGTAAGGCTTGGCAGATGCGACAAACTAGCATCCAACGTTATGAAACCTTAATTCCTGAACTGGAAGCTATCACAGGGCGGAAAATCCCTTTTAACCGTCAAGGAATTCTCAGTCTGTGCTTAGAAGCAGAAAAGTTAGAAAGCTGGGAAAATTTAGCAGCCATTCGCCACAACCAAGGCTGGAAATTAGAAATTTGGGACACGAACAAACTCAAACATATCTGTCCCCAAGTTGATCATCCGCAAATTATCGGCGCTGTCTACTCTCCACAAGACCGCCAACTAGACCCCACAGCTTTGACTTTAGCTTTAGTTGAGGCTGCCCAACATAAGGGAGTAACTTTTAAATTTGGTGTGACTGTGTTAGGTTTCCCCAATACAGAAGCGATTCAATGCACATCAATTGAGACAACAGAAGGTAAAATCACCGCAGATTGGATAATTATTGCGGCCGGGTTGGGTTCCACAGCCATCACAACACAACTCAATCAAAAAGTAGATATTCGTCCCGTGTTGGGACAAGCTTTGCAAGTACGCTTAGACCATCCATTAGGGAATCCCGACTTTCAACCAGCAATTACAGGTAATGATGTGCATATAGTCCCTGTAGGTGGTGGAGACTATTGGATAGGTGCAACGGTGGAATTTCCCACAGATAGCCATGAAATCCCACCCAATCAAGAATTACTGGAATCAGTCAGACAACAGGCGATCGCTTTCTGTCCAGAATTAGCCACAGCCGAAATCATTCGCACTTGGTCAGGATTGCGCCCGCGCCCCGAAGGTCGCCCCGCACCAGTTATTGATGAGTTACCAGGGTTTAGTAATGTTCTGTTGGCTACTGGACACTATCGCAACGGTGTTTTACTCGCACCCGCCACGGCAAAGGCAATTCGTGAGAAGATTTTCAAATAG
- a CDS encoding alpha/beta fold hydrolase: MSITEHKITVNTLEWFYRESEPVGRSDLLPVLLLHGIPSQSYSWRNIIPALAAQGTRAIAPDWIGSGFSAKPEKHEFAYTTEAYITALAGFIQALEIERFSLVVQGFLGSVGLQYALKHPEQIANIAILNAPISTDAKLPWKIKQMGLPFIGDMMTQDPLLIDRTLEGGSRYRIEDKDLDVYRKPFLKTSAVGRALLNTIRNLQLPAAMTEIESGFKQWQQPILVQWGMIDPWLPVEVAQKFVETAPNAELIKLNNVGHYPQEHYDKTILEDLLPFVRRAES, translated from the coding sequence GTGTCAATAACAGAACATAAAATAACAGTAAATACTTTAGAGTGGTTTTATCGGGAATCTGAACCAGTTGGTAGAAGTGACTTATTACCCGTGTTGTTACTGCATGGCATACCATCACAAAGTTACAGTTGGCGTAATATTATACCAGCTTTAGCAGCTCAAGGAACGCGAGCGATCGCCCCAGATTGGATTGGTTCTGGCTTTTCTGCCAAGCCGGAGAAACACGAATTTGCCTACACTACTGAAGCCTACATCACGGCCTTAGCAGGATTTATTCAAGCTTTGGAAATTGAGCGTTTTTCTCTGGTTGTGCAGGGATTCTTAGGGTCTGTTGGTCTACAATACGCCTTAAAACATCCCGAACAAATCGCCAACATAGCTATACTAAATGCACCAATTTCTACTGACGCTAAACTACCTTGGAAAATTAAACAAATGGGTCTACCTTTTATCGGTGACATGATGACTCAAGACCCATTATTAATTGACCGGACTCTCGAAGGTGGTAGCCGTTATCGCATCGAAGACAAAGATTTAGATGTTTATCGTAAACCTTTTTTGAAAACTTCGGCTGTGGGACGGGCGCTTTTAAATACAATTCGCAACTTGCAACTCCCCGCAGCCATGACAGAAATCGAATCTGGTTTTAAACAATGGCAACAACCAATTCTGGTTCAATGGGGTATGATTGACCCCTGGTTGCCTGTAGAAGTAGCACAAAAGTTTGTTGAGACTGCACCCAATGCTGAATTAATCAAACTCAATAACGTCGGTCACTACCCACAAGAACACTACGATAAAACAATCCTAGAAGACCTTCTGCCTTTTGTGCGCCGTGCTGAATCTTGA
- a CDS encoding esterase/lipase family protein, whose amino-acid sequence METRNLQRNPILLVHGITDTEAVFDQMAAYLRQMGWTVYTLNLVPNNGEAPLNVLAQQVADYVAANITPEQPFDLVGFSMGGIVSRYYVQRLGGISHVQRFVTISSPHYGTVIAYASQRPGCVQMRPNSLFLQDLNHDVQMLEELNFTSIWTPYDLMIVPTHSSKMPVGKELSIPVALHSWMLRDVRSIEAVAAALAEPINCDRRFEYIPNSSIHN is encoded by the coding sequence ATGGAAACTCGAAATCTGCAACGCAACCCCATATTGCTAGTGCATGGCATTACCGATACAGAAGCTGTATTTGATCAAATGGCAGCTTATTTAAGACAAATGGGTTGGACTGTATACACACTGAATTTAGTACCTAACAACGGCGAAGCCCCGCTTAATGTATTAGCACAGCAGGTAGCTGATTATGTTGCTGCAAACATTACTCCCGAACAACCATTCGATTTAGTTGGCTTTAGTATGGGGGGAATTGTCAGCCGTTATTATGTGCAGAGATTGGGGGGTATTAGTCATGTGCAACGCTTTGTGACGATTTCTTCTCCTCATTATGGTACTGTGATTGCCTATGCTTCTCAGCGTCCTGGCTGTGTGCAGATGCGTCCTAATAGCCTTTTCCTTCAAGATTTGAATCATGATGTCCAAATGTTAGAGGAGTTAAATTTCACTTCTATTTGGACACCTTATGATTTGATGATTGTACCTACCCACAGTTCAAAAATGCCAGTTGGTAAAGAACTGAGTATTCCCGTAGCATTGCATTCATGGATGCTGAGAGATGTGAGGAGTATAGAGGCCGTAGCCGCAGCTTTAGCAGAACCGATTAATTGCGATCGCCGATTTGAATATATTCCTAACTCATCAATTCACAATTGA
- a CDS encoding tetratricopeptide repeat protein, with protein MIEQVAIAFEHKDYQTAAKLLKQLLKESPENPWVQFYQGRLYEVSQKRREAENIYRQLLRSTQNNKIVTLARQGLQRIQEIEQEERQRAIAQATAEPGNTEQGILILEPLSNELKAQAAAKFAEIMQLDPYSARLVLPSRSWKFYRIGRVGELRFYGTQLQQAGIPCFWTAISAIEQIQVFQVRNFSASQPKATVICCNQTNQVGSLTFDWSEVSARVMGLLPIFEEVVDIDARRKLERKTQTQDYIQFCDLHLPSRRCILRLYDHGYEFQQGVEVSPTASQNTIRINWNNLLDWVNLHLPEVKIWADFTHFAETVLEQKEMLDNLQSHIHLYRREETNWDPAFHLYSGLIFIQGMPKT; from the coding sequence ATGATTGAGCAAGTTGCGATCGCCTTTGAACATAAAGACTATCAAACAGCCGCTAAATTACTCAAACAGCTGCTAAAAGAATCACCGGAAAATCCTTGGGTGCAGTTTTATCAAGGGCGATTGTACGAAGTTTCACAAAAGCGCCGAGAAGCAGAAAATATTTATCGGCAATTATTACGCAGCACACAAAATAACAAAATCGTTACCCTCGCCCGACAAGGTTTGCAGCGCATACAAGAAATTGAGCAAGAAGAAAGACAAAGAGCGATCGCTCAAGCAACAGCAGAACCTGGCAATACTGAACAAGGCATACTCATACTAGAACCTCTCAGCAATGAACTAAAAGCCCAAGCCGCAGCCAAGTTTGCAGAAATCATGCAGCTAGACCCCTACAGTGCTAGGTTAGTGCTGCCTAGTCGTAGTTGGAAATTTTACCGTATTGGGCGTGTGGGAGAACTCCGGTTTTACGGTACACAGCTACAGCAAGCAGGTATTCCTTGCTTTTGGACAGCCATCAGCGCCATTGAACAAATACAAGTTTTTCAAGTCAGAAATTTTTCAGCATCTCAACCAAAAGCTACTGTTATCTGCTGCAATCAGACAAATCAAGTTGGTTCACTCACATTTGATTGGTCAGAAGTTTCCGCACGAGTGATGGGACTTTTACCCATTTTTGAGGAAGTTGTAGACATTGACGCTAGGCGCAAACTTGAACGCAAAACCCAAACCCAAGACTACATTCAGTTTTGTGATTTACATTTACCTAGCAGACGTTGTATTTTGAGACTCTATGATCATGGCTATGAATTTCAACAAGGTGTAGAAGTTTCTCCTACAGCTAGTCAAAACACCATCAGAATCAATTGGAATAACTTACTAGATTGGGTTAACCTCCATTTACCAGAAGTCAAGATTTGGGCAGATTTTACACATTTTGCTGAGACAGTATTAGAACAAAAAGAAATGCTGGATAACCTTCAGTCTCATATTCACCTATATCGTAGGGAAGAGACTAACTGGGACCCAGCATTTCATTTATATAGTGGATTGATATTTATTCAAGGAATGCCGAAAACTTAG
- a CDS encoding 16S rRNA (uracil(1498)-N(3))-methyltransferase has product MSQLQRITIAPSQLQQEQVLLTTQQKHYLKRVLRLREGDRFIVMDGLGKWWLARLTEEQAQVLEELAVKTELPVAITLMIALPKGSGFDEVVRSCTELGVACIAPVLSDRTLLNPSPQKLERWRRIAAEAAEQSERAFVPTILEPVAFSDAVNNVTAFHRYICEARGEYVHLQNLLTDISGEIVIAIGPEGGWTDKELEEAVTFGFQPVSLGGRILRAVTAPLVALSLISAACEG; this is encoded by the coding sequence ATGAGCCAATTACAGCGAATTACGATCGCACCCTCTCAACTCCAACAAGAACAAGTTTTACTGACAACCCAACAAAAACATTACTTAAAACGGGTGTTACGATTGCGTGAGGGCGATCGCTTTATTGTTATGGATGGACTGGGTAAGTGGTGGTTGGCTAGACTCACGGAAGAACAAGCCCAGGTATTAGAAGAATTAGCCGTAAAAACAGAATTACCTGTAGCAATTACGTTGATGATTGCTTTACCTAAAGGTAGTGGATTTGATGAAGTTGTGCGGAGTTGTACGGAGTTGGGAGTAGCTTGTATTGCTCCAGTGTTGAGCGATCGCACTTTACTAAATCCCAGTCCCCAAAAGCTAGAACGTTGGCGACGTATAGCCGCCGAAGCTGCTGAACAATCAGAACGGGCTTTTGTGCCAACGATTTTAGAGCCTGTGGCTTTTAGTGATGCTGTTAATAATGTTACAGCCTTTCATCGATACATCTGTGAAGCCCGTGGCGAATATGTGCATTTGCAAAACCTTCTCACAGACATATCTGGGGAAATTGTGATAGCGATCGGCCCAGAGGGTGGATGGACAGATAAAGAATTAGAGGAAGCTGTCACCTTTGGCTTTCAACCAGTATCCTTAGGGGGACGAATCCTACGTGCAGTTACAGCCCCATTAGTAGCATTATCCTTAATTAGCGCAGCTTGTGAAGGATAA
- the sir gene encoding sulfite reductase, ferredoxin dependent: MVKSAPPPTTGRKPSKVEGLKENSNFLREPVATQILEDTTHFTEDAVQILKFHGSYQQDNRDNRTKGQEKDYQFMLRTKNPGGLVPPQLYLALDKLADEYGNHTLRATTRQGFQMHGILKKNLKAAIATIVKNLGSTLGACGDINRNVMAPPAPFKKRAEYQYAWEYAQNIADLLSPQTGAYYEIWLDGEKAISAEESPEVKAARQSNGNGTIIHDTEEPLYGTYYMPRKFKVSVTVPGDNSIDLYSQDLTLVVLTDKKGNLEGFNIFAGGGLGRTHNKEETFARLADPIGYVAKEDVYNAVKAIVATQRDYGDRTDRRHARLKYLINDWGVDKFRAKVEEYFGKPIAPFKQLPEFKYHDFLGWHEQGDGNLFLGISIDNGRVKDEGSFQLKTALREIVEQFNLPIRLTPNQNLIFYEITPENKPAIQAILDRCGVVSDPTTIEPLVRYAMACPALPTCGLAITESERAIPGILERIRTLLDKVGLQNEHFVVRMTGCPNGCARPYMAELGFVGSAPESYQVWLGGSPNQTRLAQPYVEKLHDNDIESFLEPIFVYFRKSRKSGESFGDFCDRVGFDGIREFVAQYQPETTPVTIEPEQPEAVSKSRKARYRVSLHDDLYNKVKATATSQGRSMTDLVKDALEAYFQSLS; this comes from the coding sequence ATGGTTAAATCTGCTCCTCCTCCTACCACTGGCCGTAAACCTTCTAAAGTCGAAGGGCTGAAAGAAAACAGTAATTTTTTACGTGAACCTGTAGCAACGCAAATCCTTGAGGATACTACTCACTTTACTGAAGATGCGGTACAAATCCTGAAATTTCACGGCTCTTATCAGCAAGATAATCGTGACAATCGTACCAAGGGTCAAGAGAAAGATTACCAATTTATGCTGCGGACAAAAAATCCGGGTGGCTTGGTTCCGCCGCAGCTTTACTTGGCTTTAGACAAGCTAGCTGATGAATATGGCAACCATACCTTACGAGCTACCACTCGTCAAGGTTTTCAAATGCACGGGATTTTAAAGAAAAATCTCAAAGCAGCGATCGCTACAATTGTCAAAAACTTAGGTTCAACCTTGGGTGCGTGTGGCGACATCAACCGCAACGTTATGGCTCCCCCAGCCCCCTTCAAAAAACGGGCTGAATACCAGTACGCTTGGGAATATGCCCAAAATATCGCGGACTTACTCTCACCCCAAACAGGCGCTTATTACGAAATCTGGCTAGATGGTGAAAAAGCCATCAGTGCGGAAGAAAGTCCAGAAGTAAAAGCAGCTAGACAAAGCAATGGTAACGGGACAATCATTCACGACACCGAAGAACCCCTCTACGGCACTTATTATATGCCGCGTAAGTTTAAGGTCAGTGTGACTGTACCAGGGGATAATTCCATTGATTTATATTCCCAAGACCTGACATTGGTTGTTCTGACTGATAAAAAAGGCAACTTAGAAGGATTTAATATCTTTGCTGGTGGTGGTTTAGGACGAACACACAACAAAGAAGAAACATTCGCTCGACTGGCAGACCCCATTGGCTATGTAGCCAAGGAAGATGTATATAACGCCGTCAAAGCCATTGTTGCGACTCAAAGAGATTATGGCGATCGCACTGACCGCCGTCACGCTCGGTTAAAATACTTAATCAATGATTGGGGTGTGGATAAGTTCCGCGCCAAGGTAGAAGAATATTTTGGTAAACCCATCGCTCCTTTCAAGCAACTACCAGAGTTTAAATATCACGATTTCCTTGGTTGGCATGAACAAGGTGATGGCAATTTATTTTTAGGTATTTCCATCGATAATGGTCGGGTGAAAGATGAAGGCTCGTTTCAACTGAAAACAGCTTTACGGGAAATTGTCGAGCAGTTTAACTTACCCATCCGCCTGACACCCAATCAAAACCTGATTTTCTACGAAATCACCCCAGAAAACAAGCCAGCAATTCAAGCCATTCTCGACCGTTGCGGTGTGGTTTCCGACCCCACCACCATTGAGCCTTTAGTCCGTTATGCAATGGCTTGTCCAGCCCTACCTACCTGCGGTTTGGCAATTACAGAATCAGAAAGAGCCATCCCCGGTATTTTGGAGAGGATTCGCACGCTCCTAGATAAAGTGGGTTTACAAAATGAACATTTTGTGGTGAGAATGACAGGCTGCCCCAACGGTTGCGCCCGTCCTTACATGGCAGAACTAGGCTTTGTTGGTAGCGCGCCGGAAAGTTACCAAGTGTGGTTAGGGGGGTCACCCAATCAAACACGCTTGGCACAGCCTTATGTAGAAAAACTGCACGATAACGACATAGAAAGCTTTCTAGAGCCGATTTTCGTGTATTTCCGAAAATCTCGCAAGTCCGGGGAAAGCTTCGGTGATTTTTGCGATCGCGTCGGCTTTGATGGTATTCGTGAATTTGTTGCCCAGTATCAACCGGAAACAACACCAGTCACCATAGAACCAGAGCAGCCTGAAGCTGTATCTAAATCCCGTAAAGCCCGGTATCGGGTCAGCCTGCACGATGATTTGTATAACAAAGTGAAGGCGACAGCGACAAGTCAAGGCCGTTCGATGACTGATTTAGTCAAAGATGCCCTAGAGGCTTACTTCCAAAGCCTTTCTTAA
- a CDS encoding DUF1517 domain-containing protein — translation MPKKLLQSIKPFLKTVFTLGLVLVLALGNADGALAARSGGRIGGGSFRAPSSRTYSPRYAPPSGGYGYSPYPGGGFGFPFLLPLWGIGGGFGGLFGILIFFAIANFLVQTFRRVSSGEVSEDVGYNSNPTVTVTRLQVGLLAQARDLQPELNHIAETADTNSPTGRTEVLQEASLALLRHPEYWVYAGVGTQQAKLNSAESQFNRLALAERSKFSEETLSNVNNQLKAARTKDALPGADEIDNPTRLITEGPGEYIIVTLLAATLGKFELPAVNSSDELRQALRQIGSIPAEQLLAFEVLWTPQAEGDTLTSDDLFAEYPDLKLV, via the coding sequence ATGCCTAAAAAACTACTACAAAGCATCAAACCTTTCTTAAAAACCGTCTTTACCCTGGGGCTAGTATTGGTGTTGGCGTTAGGAAACGCCGATGGCGCGTTAGCAGCTCGCAGTGGTGGACGAATCGGTGGTGGTTCCTTTAGAGCGCCTTCTAGCCGCACCTATTCACCACGTTATGCACCCCCTAGTGGTGGATATGGTTATTCTCCCTACCCCGGTGGTGGCTTTGGCTTTCCCTTCTTGCTGCCTTTATGGGGTATAGGGGGAGGATTTGGCGGTTTATTTGGCATTTTAATATTTTTTGCGATCGCTAATTTCCTAGTACAAACCTTCCGTCGTGTCTCTAGTGGTGAAGTCAGCGAAGATGTTGGCTACAACAGCAACCCCACCGTTACCGTGACTCGCTTGCAAGTTGGCTTGTTAGCGCAAGCGCGAGATTTGCAACCAGAACTTAACCACATCGCGGAAACGGCTGATACCAATTCCCCTACAGGACGTACAGAAGTACTGCAAGAAGCCAGCCTAGCTTTGCTGCGCCATCCTGAATATTGGGTATACGCAGGTGTTGGTACACAACAGGCGAAGTTAAATTCTGCCGAATCTCAATTTAACCGCCTAGCACTAGCAGAACGTAGTAAGTTCAGCGAAGAAACCCTGTCTAATGTCAACAACCAGCTAAAAGCAGCCCGGACTAAAGATGCTTTACCTGGGGCTGATGAAATAGATAACCCCACCCGTCTAATTACAGAAGGCCCTGGCGAATATATTATCGTCACCTTATTGGCGGCGACATTGGGTAAGTTTGAACTCCCGGCTGTTAATAGTTCTGATGAATTGCGTCAAGCCTTACGGCAAATTGGTAGCATTCCGGCTGAACAACTTTTAGCATTTGAAGTTTTGTGGACACCACAAGCTGAAGGTGATACTCTCACATCTGATGATTTGTTTGCTGAGTATCCTGATTTGAAACTGGTGTAA